A section of the Pochonia chlamydosporia 170 chromosome 2, whole genome shotgun sequence genome encodes:
- a CDS encoding adenylyl cyclase-associated protein (similar to Magnaporthe oryzae 70-15 XP_003714719.1) — MAAANNMHNLTTLIKRLEAATSRLEDIATATELPKDVPALNQTTATPTDASSAATRPPVGAMPTTSGPKQTVEQVPEAIEEFQQFISSSVDKYAKISNEIGGVVAKQAAEVVRGFQEQSKFLLITTRATKPDASTYQTLLKPINDALMAVTEIKDSNRSDPMYPHLSAVADGIMMLAWITLDNRPYKHVEESLGSAQFFGNRVLKEQKDKDQKQVEWVQTFYQVSRDLAEYVKQNFPSGVSWNAKGGSAQDIIESLQHKSTAQTASTAGSAAAPPPPPPPPGPPPVLDIKAEPAHDASTASGGFDAVFSELNRGSAVTKGLRKVDKSEMTHKNPSLRVSNSGGDRDGSHRGKSPAPGKKPKPESMRVKKPAKKELVGNKWTIENYEKGSEPIEIEAALTHSVLISRCNNTTVILKGKANQVTVENSARLSLVVDNLVATVDVVKAQNFALQVLGSLPTVMLDQVDGGQIYFSKESIATKVYTSKSSGINLNILSGSDDDYKEVPLPSQICSYYDESKDDLVNEIVAHAG, encoded by the exons atggccgCTGCAAACAATAtgcacaatctcaccacGCTCATCAAGAG GTTGGAAGCTGCAACCTCACGGCTCGAAGATATCGCGACTGCGACTGAGCTGCCCAAAGACGTGCCTGCCTTGAACCAGACAACGGCTACCCCGACGGACGCGTCCTCCGCTGCTACACGCCCTCCGGTAGGCGCAATGCCAACGACATCCGGTCCAAAGCAAACCGTGGAGCAAGTCCCCGAGGCAATCGAAGAGTTCCAGCAGTTCATCAGCTCCTCCGTGGACAAATATGCCAAGATTAGCAATGAAATCGGTGGCGTGGTTGCTAAACAG GCTGCCGAGGTTGTTAGAGGATTCCAAGAGCAGAGCAAGTTTCTACTCATTACAACCAGAGCGACCAAGCCGGATGCGTCAACGTACCAGACCCTTCTCAAACCAATCAACGATGCGTTGATGGCCGTGACCGAGATTAAAGATTCGAATCGATCCGATCCAATGTATCCTCACCTAAGCGCTGTCGCCGACGGAATCATGATGCTAGCATGGATTACACTTGACAACCGGCCCTACAAGCACGTAGAGGAGAGCTTGGGTTCAGCCCAATTCTTCGGCAACCGGGTACTTAAAGAACAGAAAGACAA GGACCAGAAGCAAGTTGAATGGGTTCAGACGTTTTACCAGGTCTCCCGTGACCTTGCAGAATACGTCAAGCAAAACTTCCCGTCTGGTGTCAGCTGGAATGCCAAAGGCGGCTCTGCTCAAGATATAATTGAGTCGCTACAGCATAAAAGCACAGCGCAGACTGCATCGACCGCTGGAAGCGCTGcggcgcctcctccaccaccgccgcccCCTGGACCACCACCTGTGTTGGACATCAAAGCTGAACCGGCTCATGATGCATCCACAGCTTCTGGTGGGTTTGATGCTGTATTCTCAGAGCTGAATCGAGGCTCAGCTGTCACCAAAGGTCTCCGGAAGGTTGATAAATCGGAAATGACACACAAGAATCCCTCATTACGTGTTAGCAACTCTGGCGGGGATCGGGATGGCTCACATCGAGGCAAAAGCCCCGCCCCTGGTAAAAAGCCCAAACCAGAAAGCATGCGAGTGAAGAAGCCCGCGAAGAAGGAGCTTGTTGGCAACAAGTGGACGATT GAAAACTATGAAAAAGGGAGTGAGCCAATTGAGATTGAAGCCGCCCTAACTCACTCTGTGTTGATCAGCAGGTGTAACAACACAACGGTAATACTCAAGGGCAAAGCTAACCAAGTTACTGTGGAAAACTCAGCTCGCCTCTCCCTGGTTGTGGATAATTTAGTTGCCACAGTGGACGTCGTCAAAGCTCAAAATTTCGCCTTGCAGGTTCTAGGGTCTCTCCCAACTGTAATGCTAGACCAAGTCGATGGTGGTCAGATCTACTTTAGCAAGGAGAGCATCGCAACCAAGGTCTACACGAGCAAGTCATCTGGCATTAACCTCAACATTCTGTCGGGTTCGGATGATGATTACAAGGAGGTGCCACTGCCATCACAGATCTGCTCATACTATGACGAGAGTAAGGATGATCTCGTAAATGAGATTGTCGCCCATGCTGGTTAG
- a CDS encoding NADPH:adrenodoxin oxidoreductase (similar to Verticillium alfalfae VaMs.102 XP_003004726.1), with amino-acid sequence MAKIRNAYVDMYESLPVPFGLVRHGVAPDHPENCQDKFDEVASSPKFRFIGNVSVGLSGNTKEQGVVKLTSLMRHYDSVLLAYGASEDKKLGIPGESTLEGIYSARQFVGWYNGLPECSTLDPALVNAQEAVIIGQGNVALDVARILLENVDVLRKTDITESALEKLSQSRIKRVHVVGRRGPVQAAFTIKEVRELMKLSEVAFQPVDRSLIPTDLKSLPRATKRLMEVILKGSETPSENASKLWSLDSCLSPRHFLGHNDAPTKVASTEFNVMTLSDAFDPSSTTMATGQTLQVPSDIVFRSVGYKSIALPEFGDLGIQFDESRGIVRNDGLGRVNQALAKDGKSTVMRQVPGVYCAGWVKRGPTGVIASTMQDAFITGEAIIQDWISGAEFLQSRENTASLGWVGVQEEMVEGTERAVSWDQWLQIDKAEKQTGKALGKARAKFTSTQDMLATIVR; translated from the exons ATGGCAAAAATCCGGAACGCTTATGTAGACATGTACGAGTCCTTGCCAGTTCcatttggtctggttcgcCATGGTGTTGCCCCTGATCATCCCGAG AACTGTCAAGACAAATTCGACGAGGTTGCATCTTCCCCAAAATTCAGATTCATTGGAAATGTCTCTGTAGGTCTATCTGGCAATACCAAGGAGCAAGGCGTTGTGAAGTTGACATCTTTGATGCGCCACTACGATTCCGTACTATTGGCATATGGAGCATCcgaggacaagaagctgggaATACCAGGCGAGTCCACGCTGGAAGGTATTTACTCGGCTCGCCAATTTGTGGGCTGGTACAACGGTTTGCCTGAATGTTCGACACTTGACCCTGCGCTGGTAAATGCTCAAGAGGCTGTAATTATTGGGCAGGGTAATGTCGCTCTTGACGTGGCTAGGATTCTCTTGGAAAATGTAGATGTCCTCAGGAAAACCGACATCACTGAGTCCGCCCTTGAGAAATTGTCTCAAAGCAGAATAAAGAGAGTACACGTCGTTGGCAGACGAGGACCGGTGCAG GCTGCATTTACAATAAAGGAAGTTCGTGAACTAATGAAGCTATCTGAAGTGGCATTCCAGCCTGTTGATCGATCTTTGATACCGACCGACCTTAAAAGTCTGCCACGAGCAACTAAACGTCTGATGGAGGTCATCTTAAAGGGTTCAGAAACCCCATCGGAGAATGCGTCAAAACTATGGTCGCTTGACAGTTGTCTTTCTCCCAGGCATTTTTTGGGACACAATGACGCTCCCACCAAGGTCGCCAGCACCGAGTTCAATGTCATGACCTTATCTGACGCCTTCGATCCTTCGTCTACGACAATGGCAACTGGTCAAACGTTACAAGTGCCTTCGGATATTGTCTTCCGGTCAGTAGGATACAAATCCATTGCGCTTCCCGAATTCGGCGACTTGGGCATTCAATTTGACGAGTCGCGCGGAATTGTAAGAAACGATGGCCTAGGTCGGGTAAACCAGGCTTTGGCCAAAGACGGGAAAAGTACTGTTATGCGGCAAGTTCCAGGTGTATATTGTGCGGGCTGGGTTAAAAGAGGGCCAACCGGCGTTATAGCTTCGACTATGCAGGATGCCTTTATCACTGGAGAGGCAATCATACAAGATTGGATTTCCGGCGCCGAGTTTCTTCAATCAAGGGAAAACACAGCTTCGCTGGGATGGGTTGGTGTACAGGAAGAGATGGTAGAGGGTACAGAACGTGCAGTATCATGGGACCAGTGGCTACAAATAGACAAGGCTGAGAAACAGACGGGGAAAGCGCTTGGTAAAGCTAGAGCAAAGTTTACGAGCACTCAAGACATGCTTGCTACCATTGTGCGATGA
- a CDS encoding MAK32-like protein (similar to Verticillium alfalfae VaMs.102 XP_003004721.1) has product MGIQEGTEPSYSAEVSKARSRTQIDFVTLGMLIIDDIDFQPPTPPVRDALGGAGTYAALGARLFSPSPLSLSIGWVVDKGSDFPAKLSSVVDSWHTGVIIREDHDRLTTRGWNGYAGPGDKRAFKYTTPKKRITAEDLAPNLLFSKSFHLICSPTRCQELVTEITSSRKALLTENDPYIKPIFVWEPVPDLCTPDELLNCTNTLRLVDICSPNHSELAGFMGDDGLDPETGEVSLSSVERACEQLLASMPLQSYAIVVRAGEKGCYIAKNGGRKRQSTRDKTPKPRKAHIHGALQPDIDMEALFAGLMQDEDGIIAREEIEVDPGVEKWIPAYHQDGSKVIDSTGGGNTMLGGLSVALARGEKLEDAVAWGSVAASFAIEQVGMPSIATDEEGRETWNGEEVQQRLQEFLRRL; this is encoded by the exons ATGGGAATTCAGGAGGGAACCGAGCCGAGCTACTCCGCGGAGGTTAGTAAAGCAAGAAGTAGGACACAAATAGACTTTGTCACCCTTGGGATGCTCATAATCG ATGACATAGACTTCCAACCCCCAACACCGCCAGTGCGCGATGCGCTCGGCGGCGCAGGAACATATGCTGCGCTCGGAGCCCGTCTCTTCTCACCCTCGCCACTGTCACTCTCCATTGGGTGGGTTGTTGATAAAGGTTCTGACTTTCCGGCCAAACTGTCATCGGTAGTAGATAGCTGGCACACGGGAGTCATCATCCGTGAGGACCACGACCGCCTCACGACGAGAGGATGGAACGGCTATGCTGGCCCAGGGGACAAGCGAGCTTTCAAGTACACAACGCCGAAGAAACGCATCACAGCAGAGGACCTCGCTCCCAACTTGCTCTTCTCCAAATCCTTTCACCTGATTTGCTCCCCCACTCGCTGTCAAGAACTCGTGACGGAAATCACGTCAAGCCGAAAAGCTCTTTTGACGGAAAATGATCCATATATTAAGCCCATATTCGTCTGGGAGCCGGTTCCCGACCTCTGCACGCCGGATGAGTTGCTCAACTGTACCAATACGCTGCGCCTCGTGGACATATGTAGTCCCAATCATTCTGAATTGGCGGGGTTCATGGGTGACGATGGGCTAGACCCGGAGACAGGTGAAGTGTCCCTATCAAGCGTGGAACGTGCGTGCGAGCAACTACTGGCTAGCATGCCGTTGCAGTCATATGCCATCGTTGTTCGGGCTGGCGAGAAGGGCTGCTACATTGCCAAGAACGGTGGAAGGAAACGACAAAGCACCAGGGACAAAACGCCCAAGCCGAGGAAGGCACATATACATGGTGCTCTACAACCCGACATAGACATGGAAGCCCTTTTTGCGGGACTTatgcaagatgaagatggtatAATCGCTCGCGAAGAAATCGAAGTAGACCCAGGCGTGGAAAAGTGGATTCCTGCTTAtcaccaagatggcagcaagGTAATTGATTCAACGGGTGGTGGTAACACAATGCTTGGAGGATTATCGGTAGCCCTCGCCCGCGGGGAAaagctggaagatgctgTAGCTTGGGGTTCAGTCGCCGCAAGTTTTGCGATTGAGCAAGTTGGTATGCCATCAATAGCCACTGACGAGGAGGGCAGAGAAACATGGAATGGAGAAGAGGTGCAACAACGACTTCAGGAATTCCTACGACGACTCTGA
- a CDS encoding carnitine acetyl transferase (similar to Neosartorya fischeri NRRL 181 XP_001260708.1) → MLTSAARSHALRNNIQRLRSPLATTTIMASAKRNNSSLPPGYTEDKSKGATLRFQDSLPRLPVPTLEETTKRYLKSLHPLLSATEYSDSKAAVEEFIKPGGIGGKLQEKLIAKREDPATKNWIYEWWNDAAYLSYRDPVVPYVSYFYSHRDDRSRRDPAKRAAAITSAVLEFKKAVDNGSLEPEYMKKLPICMDSYKWMFNATRIAARPADHPAKFPASENKHIIAIRKNQFFLIPHEIDGKQLNTSELEKQFNRVYESAQRVPAIGALTSEHRDIWADARELLIQTSTKNKNAVHAIDSASFIVCLDDASPVTLEERAHQYWHGDGANRWYDKPLQFIINDNGTSGFMGEHSMMDGTPTHRLNDYINDLIFGNKMDFSDPSIRSDLPEPRLIQFDITAPVQAEIDRAITDFHNVINQHQLAVQAYQGYGKGLIKKFRCSPDAYVQMIIQLAYFKMYGKNRPTYESAATRRFQLGRTETCRTVSDEAVAWCKSMADSSQNDEARVGLFRKAIDAHLEYITAASDGKGVDRHLFGLKKLLGPGDEVPAIYTDPAFGYSSSWYISSSQLSSEFFNGYGWSQVIDGGFGIAYMINENSINFNVVSKSLGSDRMSHYLNEAAGEMRDLLMPTVASPKAKL, encoded by the exons atgttgacatcaGCCGCTCGATCTCACGCATTGAGAAACAACATTCAACGACTTCGCTCACCATTGGCAACG ACCACAATCATGGCCTCGGCTAAACGAAATAACAGCTCTCTTCCTCCCG GCTACACTGAGGACAAGTCTAAAGGTGCAACGCTGCGTTTCCAAGATTCTTTACCTCGGCTGCCCGTCCCTACCCTTGAAGAGACAACAAAGCGATACTTGAAGTCGCTCCATCCTTTGCTTTCTGCCACTGAGTACTCAGACAGCAAAGCTGCGGTCGAAGAATTCATAAAACCCGGTGGCATCGGTGGCAAGCTCCAGGAGAAACTAATTGCAAAGCGGGAAGATCCGGCGACCAAGAACTGGATTTATGAGTGGTGGAACGACGCTGCTTATCTATCATACCGCGACCCTGTGGTTCCCTATGTCAGCTATTTCTACTCTCACCGCGATGACCGCTCGCGCCGAGATCCAGCCAAGCGAGCTGCAGCTATCACTTCTGCCGTTCTCGAGTTCAAGAAGGCTGTCGACAATGGCTCACTTGAGCCTGAGTACATGAAAAAATTGCCAATTTGCATGGATAGCTACAAATGGATGTTCAACGCGACCCGCATTGCCGCACGCCCTGCCGACCATCCCGCCAAGTTCCCCGCCAGTGAAAACAAACATATAATTGCAATTCGCAAGAACCAGTTCTTTCTAATTCCTCACGAAATTGACGGCAAGCAACTCAACACTTCGGAGCTGGAAAAACAGTTCAACAGGGTCTACGAGTCAGCCCAGCGCGTCCCTGCGATTGGCGCTTTGACTTCTGAGCATCGGGATATCTGGGCAGACGCCCGGGAGTTGCTGATTCAGACTagcaccaagaacaagaacgCTGTACATGCTATTGATTCAGCCTCATTCATAGTCTGCCTCGACGATGCTTCTCCAGTGACATTGGAAGAGAGGGCTCATCAGTATTGGCATGGTGACGGGGCCAACCGTTGGTACGACAAACCCTTACAGTTcatcatcaacgacaacggAACGTCAGGTTTCATGGGTGAACACTCAATGATGGATGGAACACCGACTCATCGTCTCAACGATTATATCAACGATCTCATTTTTGGGAACAAGATGGATTTTTCGGATCCGTCAATCCGATCCGATCTTCCTGAGCCCCGTTTGATTCAATTTGATATTACCGCACCAGTTCAGGCGGAGATTGACCGTGCCATCACTGACTTCCACAACGTCATTAACCAACATCAATTGGCTGTACAGGCATATCAGGGCTACGGTAAGGGCCTTATAAAAAAATTCAGGTGCTCCCCTGATGCTTATGTCCAAATGATTATTCAGTTGGCCTATTTCAAGATGTACGGAAAGAATCGGCCAACATATGAATCAGCTGCGACCCGTCGTTTCCAGCTCGGGCGAACCGAAACCTGTCGAACAGTATCTGATGAAGCTGTAGCGTGGTGCAAATCCATGGCCGACTCGTCACAAAACGATGAGGCCCGAGTAGGGTTATTCCGCAAGGCTATCGACGCCCACCTGGAGTATATCACAGCTGCGTCAGATGGCAAAGGCGTGGACAGACATCTATTTGGCCTTAAGAAACTTCTCGGTCCTGGCGATGAGGTACCTGCCATCTACACGGACCCTGCTTTCGGGTATTCCAGTTCCTGGTACATTTCCAGTTCCCAACTCAGCTCAGAATTCTTCAATGGCTATGGTTGGAGTCAGGTCATTGATGGGGGCTTCGGCATCGCCTACATGATCAATGAAAATAG TATTAACTTCAATGTCGTATCCAAGAGTTTGGGAAGCGATCGTATGAGCCACTACCTCAACGAAGCCGCGGGCGAAATGCGTGATTTATTGATGCCAACCGTCGCTTCCCCCAAGGCCAAACTGTAA
- a CDS encoding electron transfer flavoprotein alpha-subunit (similar to Neurospora crassa OR74A XP_962674.2), which translates to MFALARRSLPRWAVGSLPSANASQMAIARHRLQSTLAILEQRDGVLNLGSLNAFTAAQKLGGEIHGFIAGSNVAAAAQEAAKVEGIDQIIKVQSSAYEKGLPETYAPLLVENIKKGNYTHVVAGHTAFGKNLLPRVAALLDSQQISDVTGIETDKTFVRPIYAGNAIATVESSDSVKVITIRGTAFAAAIPGAGKAAIVDGVDPQVSTSAEWVSEDLAKSDRPDLGTASKVVSGGRGLKSKEDFDKVMLPLADALGAAVGASRAAVDSGYADNSLQVGQTGKVVAPELYLAVGISGAIQHLAGMKDSKVIAAINKDADAPIFQVADVGLVGDLFEKVPELTEKVKNG; encoded by the exons ATGTTCGCCCTCGCAAGACGCTCCTTGCCTCGATGGGCCGTGGGATCTTTGCCCTCGGCGAATGCCTCTCAAATGGCAATTGCCAGACATCGGTTACAGTCAACTCTAGCGATCCTGGAACAACGCGATGGAGTACTCAACCTGGGGTCGCTGAATGCATTTACCGCAGCTCAGAAGCTTGGCGGGGAAATCCATGGCTTTATCGCTGGTAGCAATGTTGCGGCCGCGgcccaagaagctgcaaagGTTGAAGGCATTGATCAAATCATCAAGGTTCAGAGCAGTGCCTACGAGAAG GGCCTCCCAGAAACTTACGCTCCTTTACTGGTAGAGAATATTAAAAAGGGAAACTATACccatgttgttgctggacaCACCGCGTTTGGAAAAAACCTTCTGCCCAGAGTCGCTGCCTTATTAGATTCGCAACAAATATCTGATGTTACAGGCATCGAAACTGACAAGACCTTTGTACGACCTATATATGCTGGGAATGCCATTGCCACTGTTGAATCGTCGGACTCGGTGAAGGTCATCACTATTCGAGGAACTGCTTTCGCCGCCGCCATACCTGGGGCAGGCAAAGCTGCGATTGTGGACGGTGTTGACCCACAAGTCAGTACTTCCGCGGAATGGGTTTCGGAGGATTTGGCAAAGTCAGATAGACCAGATCTGGGGACGGCCTCGAAGGTTGTCTCCGGTGGCCGTGGGCTGAAGTCGAAGGAAGATTTTGACAAGGTCATGTTGCCTCTCGCCGATGCGCTAGGTGCTGCAGTAGGCGCATCGCGTGCGGCCGTTGACAGTGGATATGCGGACAACAGCCTTCAAGTTGGCCAAACTGGTAAGGTTGTGGCTCCGGAGCTGTACCTGGCTGTTGGAATATCGGGTGCCATCCAACATTTAGCTGGTATGAAGGATAGCAAGGTCATTGCTGCGATTAACAAAGATGCCGACGCTCCGATCTTCCAGGTTGCAGATGTTGGCCTAGTTGGCGATCTTTTTGAGAAGGTCCCAGAATTGACCGAAAAGGTGAAGAATGGTTGA
- a CDS encoding SWIRM domain-containing protein, producing the protein MEDSTTYGSPGNGASPDGNPILAQPPLQAEAGSGEGQDIQMSEDLTTEANIKQDTTTPGPDVIATEGNDQAQADANINADTEMGDVPAAASKEPAPSAEADGTTGDQETKSKENVESAAREQLISQTHAIVLPSYSTWFDMNSIHDIERKAMAEFFNNRNRSKTPAVYKDYRDFMINTYRLNPVEYLTVTACRRNLAGDVCAIMRVHAFLEQWGLINYQVDAEQRPSHVGPPFTGHFKIICDTPRGLQPWQPSADPVVLEGKKNGDTEKKSAPSVATKSDLNLEIGRNIYEASSKGTSVNKTETKANGEAPTANGISAAEDPTASAIAKVSCHQCGNDCTRVYYHSSQTDSSSKAKYDLCPNCFTEGRLPANHTSSMYSKTENPTYTSVVDRDAPWTDAEILRLLEGLERFDDDWGEIADHVGTRTREECVLQFLQLDIEEKYLDSEVPINAPTGLSMLGAQHGHLPFSQVDNPVMSVVGFLASLADPASTAAAANKSADELKRGLRKQLNGKQEANGESNGGEAESDVSKEQEKRQPGAESMDLDVRQEVTTTTTTTTTTTTKNTSLASIPLASIGARAAGFASHEEREMTRLVSAATNVTLQKLELKLKYFNEIEGILRAERRELERGRQQLLLDRLAFKRRVGKVMDGLKTAAAVGGDQGVRMAQDAIQPDGETLGFQPVTGEPSVQPPSSNGQVKSYEA; encoded by the exons ATGGAAGACTCTACAACATATGGATCCCCGGGCAACGGCGCATCCCCAGACGGCAATCCAATTCTAGCACAGCCCCCTTTACAAGCTGAAGCAGGCTCTGGTGAAGGCCAAG ATATTCAAATGTCTGAAGACCTCACCACCGAGGCGAACATAAAGCAGGATACCACAACACCTGGACCAGATGTCATCGCCACCGAAGGCAATGACCAAGCGCAGGCAGATGCAAATATCAACGCTGACACAGAAATGGGTGACGTGCCCGCCGCTGCTTCGAAAGAGCCTGCTCCTTCAGCCGAGGCGGACGGTACTACGGGAGACCAAGAAACAAAGTCCAAGGAAAATGTCGAATCCGCCGCACGGGAACAACTAATCTCGCAAACCCACGCGATTGTTCTGCCAAGTTATAGCACATGGTTCGATATGAACAGCATCCACGACATCGAACGCAAGGCCATGGCTGAATTTTTCAATAATCGAAACAGGAGCAAGACCCCCGCAGTATACAAGGACTATCGCGACTTCATGATTAACACTTACCGCCTGAATCCGGTTGAATATTTGACCGTCACCGCTTGTCGCAGAAACTTAGCTGGTGACGTCTGTGCCATCATGAGAGTGCATGCTTTTCTGGAACAGTGGGGCTTAATTAACTACCAG GTGGATGCCGAACAGAGGCCCTCACACGTTGGCCCTCCATTTACTGGTCATTTCAAGATTATATGCGATACGCCGCGCGGTCTCCAACCGTGGCAGCCATCTGCCGACCCTGTTGTCctggagggcaagaagaacgGTGACACTGAAAAAAAGTCTGCTCCCAGTGTTGCGACGAAGAGCGATCTCAACCTCGAAATTGGCCGCAACATTTACGAAGCAAGTTCAAAGGGCACATCGGTAAACAAGACCGAGACGAAAGCGAATGGCGAGGCGCCAACCGCGAATGGCATTTCTGCTGCAGAAGACCCAACCGCATCCGCCATTGCTAAAGTCAGCTGCCATCAATGCGGCAACGACTGCACTCGGGTCTATTATCACAGCAGCCAAACTGACTCCAGCTCGAAGGCCAAGTACGATCTTTGCCCCAACTGCTTCACAGAGGGTCGTTTGCCAGCGAACCATACGTCGAGCATGTACTCAAAAACAGAGAACCCCACATACACATCTGTTGTGGATCGGGACGCGCCTTGGACTGACGCTGAAATTCTTCGTCTTCTGGAAGGTCTGGAGCGGTTCGACGACGACTGGGGTGAGATTGCGGACCACGTCGGCACGAGAACGCGCGAGGAATGTGTGCTCCAGTTTTTGCAGTTGGATATTGAAGAAAAGTATTTGGATTCAGAGGTACCTATCAATGCGCCCACTGGTTTATCTATGCTTGGCGCACAGCACGGTCATCTGCCGTTCAGTCAAGTCGATAATCCAGTCATGTCCGTCGTAGGCTTTCTAGCAAGCCTGGCAGACCCTGCAAGTACGgccgccgctgccaacaAATCCGCCGATGAATTGAAGAGAGGCTTGCGGAAGCAATTAAATggcaaacaagaagcaaacGGAGAGAGCAATGGCGGTGAGGCGGAATCCGACGTATCgaaagagcaagaaaagagacaGCCAGGGGCGGAGTCGATGGACTTAGACGTGCGTCAGGAGgtcacaaccaccaccactacgactaccaccaccacgacaAAGAACACGTCTCTTGCTTCTATACCCTTGGCGTCTATAGGGGCTCGTGCCGCGGGCTTTGCTTCCCATGAAGAGCGAGAAATGACTCGTCTTGTCTCCGCTGCTACTAATGTAACATTGCAAAAGCTGGAGTTAAAGCTCAAGTATTTCAATGAAATTGAGGGTATCCTCCGAGCAGAGAGGCGTGAGCTGGAACGTGGCCGACAGCAATTACTCCTGGACAGGTTGGCTTTCAAGCGTCGAGTGGGCAAAGTAATGGATGGCCTGAAGACGGCAGCCGCCGTAGGAGGTGACCAAGGCGTTCGCATGGCACAGGACGCCATCCAACCTGATGGGGAAACACTGGGTTTCCAGCCCGTTACTGGGGAGCCATCTGTACAACCACCAAGCAGCAATGGGCAAGTCAAGAGTTATGAGGCTTGA